The Marivirga tractuosa DSM 4126 genome contains the following window.
AAAGGATGAATGATTTTAAACGAAGATAATTCACAGCTTAAATCTACACCCCCCTTCGCCCCCCTCAAGGGGGGAGTCGCACGGAACACTCGATTCTATATTTGGGTATACCTTATTCCAATCTTTTGCTTAGTAATTTTTTTAAAAAAAAGTTATAAAACATATTATTTCCTTCAAAAATAAATCTGTGAGAACTATCCCCTTGAGGGGATTATAGGGGTGTCGGCTGGAAAAATGAAATCTTATCATATAGTAGAAAAAAGAAAGGAGAAGAAAATTGGAAAAGGAAAGTCTAAAAATTAAATAGGACTTTAATTGACAATCAACAAAACACCGTCCGATTTCGGACGTATTCTCCCGCTTTTGAACAACGGCTTAAAGAAAAGACGCCTTAATGAGCCTTTGAAGCCATATTTTTGAAGTGGCATACAAATTGAAAAACCACATTAAAAAACTAGAACATGATCACATTAACAGATTTAGACAAATACATTAGCAATAAATTTCAAAGACAGTTTATCCTGAAAGGATTAAACCTGCAGATTGAAGAAGGAGAATTCGTGACCATTATGGGGCCTAGTGGTGCAGGGAAGTCTTCTTTACTTAATATCATCGGCTTATTGGATGATCATTCCGCAGGAAGTTACCAACTATTGGAGGAGAAAATCGACTCGCTTAGTGAGAAAAGAAAATCCGCATTGCACAAACTGCATTTTGGATTCGTTTTTCAAGCCTATCACCTGATTGATGAACTGACGGTTTATGAAAATATAGAAACACCACTGCTTTACAGAGGAGTGAAATCTTCAGAACGAAAAAGCCTGGTGGCGGAAATGCTGGATAAATTTGGCATAGTAGCTAAAAAGGATTTGTTCCCAG
Protein-coding sequences here:
- a CDS encoding ABC transporter ATP-binding protein, with amino-acid sequence MITLTDLDKYISNKFQRQFILKGLNLQIEEGEFVTIMGPSGAGKSSLLNIIGLLDDHSAGSYQLLEEKIDSLSEKRKSALHKLHFGFVFQAYHLIDELTVYENIETPLLYRGVKSSERKSLVAEMLDKFGIVAKKDLFPAQLSGGQQQVVGVARAIIGKPSILLADEPTGNLHSTQSKEIMELFQELNRQGTTIIQVTHSEENAQYGSRIIELEDGAILKDISLKNELHVS